From Aegilops tauschii subsp. strangulata cultivar AL8/78 chromosome 5, Aet v6.0, whole genome shotgun sequence:
ACAGGGGTGAAGGCCGCTCAGGAGGTCAAGGCTCACATAACAGAACAGATGAGGTTCACATAACAGAACAGATGAGGCTCATAAAAGAAGAGATGAGGCTCACATAACAGAACAGATGAGCTCTCGGTTGTGATGGTATGCCTTCGAGAGGAGCAAGCTGCTAGCTGCAAAAAATGTTGATGGACATCTTATAATGGACCAAAGAGCTGCAATGCCTAACTCTCCAGGAAGAAAGTAAATTGCAAATACAAGCCTGGTAAGCTATCCAAACAACCAACAGTTGATAATTGAGCTGAACGCCATAGGCATAGAAGCCCCTCTCAGGGGCTGAACACCATAGGCATAGAAGCCAATCTCACCGTCTGAACGCCGTAATTAACAAAACATGCATGGTTAAGCAGGATATTAGAAACAGGTTAGGGAAAAATTGCGCACATGACCATTGATAGATCAAGATATAACAAGTTGCTATGCTCATCAAGCATCCTGTCTCGATGGATTTATAAATAGGCGCTTCCCTGGAAGCTTCACTTGAAACATTTAAGTTTTGACACTCATCCACGTGACAAAGCAATAAAACAGTGAGATGGCTATTAAAATTTCATAACGAAAAAATTATCCAACAGAGATACTGTTACATTGCAAATTCTTGTATAGGATCAAAACATGGAAGGATCAAATTACTAACTCGGTTGCTCCATGCCTGCAACTGCTGTTCCAATTACATGGCTAGTATATATATACATCTAATTTGTATTAGCTGGAGGTAGTATACAAAAGAAGGCACTACTGAAGTGCAGTCATCAAAATAACTCTCATTACAAGGTCTTGAACGCGGGATCATGAGGATGGTTTATGGGACTGACCACAGCCACATCACCCCTGTCGGTGTCACGATCACTCCTGGACCTTCTTTACTACTTCAAACTTGAGCTTCTTCTTGTCATCCGTAGCATCAATGGAAATCGTCGAGCCTTCACTGGCTTCACCTTTGACCAGCATTTGGGACAGCTTAATCATCACATTCTTCTGCAACCACCTCCTTATGGGCCTTGCACCATACATCTGTGAGAGACAAAGCATGCATGGTTACCAAAACACAAAACGTACACACATATGAAAACATGAGCCAAATCATTCTTCTAGGTTTGAAAAGAAGCTGTGCGTACTGGGTTGTATGATTCCGATAAAATGACGTCCAACACGGCATCGCTTGCAAAAAGAGAGATGCCCTTGTCAGCTACCCTGGAAATGATGCTCTTCATTTGGATTTTCACAATCTCCTTCAATTTGTCATGCAAAAGCGGCTCAAATACCACAATCTCACTCAGCCTGTTGAGTAACTCAGGCTTGAAGTGTTTCTGAACCTGCACAAACATTATATATACATAGATGAGAAACTCAGCCTTTAAGTGTTTTCTGAGCCGCACCAGCAGTCTGGGATTCACAAACCTGTTTCATCAAAAGGTCACGTGCCACATCCATTGTGATTTCTCCGGCCATTCCTGCCATGAGGTGCTCTGCTCCTAGATTTGAGGTCAAAATGATGATGGTATTCTTGAAATTTACAGTCCGACCTTTGCCATCGGTCAACACACCATCATCAAGAAGTTGAATAAAGATGTTCAACACCGAGGGATCCGCCTTCTCCACCTCATCGAAAAGAATGACACTGTACGGGCGGCTCCTAACTTTCTCAGTCAGTTGCCCACCATCATCACAGCCCTGACGGCTTTAAGAAGTTACGAAAGAAGCATTAATATCAATCAAGCTAAAGACTAAGAAGTAATGCAATGTTACAAAATATATTCAAATTACCTTGGGGGTGCTCCAACGAGACGCAAAACAGATCCACTGCCAACATATTCAGACATGTCAAAGCGAACCAACATCTTCTCACTTGCGAATAGCTCCTCAGCAAGAGCTTTTGCAAGCTCAGTCTTCCCAACACCAGTTGAGCCCAAGAAGAGGAAAGATCCTATGGGTTGGCCGGGATGATTAAGGCCAGCCCTTGAACGCAATACTGCTTCGGCTACCACATTTACCGCTTCATCCTGTCCAACAACTTGCTCATGCAGCCTGTCCGCTAGGTGGATTAACTTAGCCTTGTCCTCTTGCTCAAGTGTACAGACAGGAATTCCAGTCCATAGGCTCACAACCTTCAAATAACAGCGTTAGAATTTGCATGAAAAATACATCTCATTGACTGAAACTGCAGATGCACATGTGACTGGGAGGAAAATGCCTACTTGTGCGACATCATTTGGTACAACAGTTGCTCCCTTCACTGAATTTGCAGAGCGACTCTGCTTTGCATTAAGTTCCTCTACTTGGTTGTCAATCTGCATCAACCTTTTTATTGTGGCACTGCACGCCTCATCAATCAGATCAATAGCCTTATCCGGAAATTGACGACCTATGGTAAAGACAGCAAGAAATCCATTAATTTTATACAACATATATATCCATTGTTGACGCTCATGGGTGCAACACGCCATAAAGGAAAAACTGCAGTGCAGGTACCCATCAATTTATATGCACATCACAGTAAATAACATTGTAAATCTAGAATtatttcaacttaatgtctgcaATGCAACAATGGTGCAGATAGTTTAATTAGCATGTGAGCTATGGAGCCTTAAGATGGGGCAGACCATAACCACAAAAGATATCATATGTACATCCTAATCACCTCGCGGAACAATAGAAGCAAGTAAATTCCTCACCAGTGATGTAGCGGCCAGCAAGCTGTGCAGCAGCAACAAGAGCAGCATCTTGGATTTCCAAGCCATGGTGCTGTTCATACTGCTGCTTTAGCCCCCGCAGAATGCCAATTGTCGCCTGCGTGCTTGGCTCCTCGATGTGTACCTTCTGGAATCGCCGCTCGAGAGCGGGATCCTTCTCAATGTAATTGCGGTAACCATCAAAAGTCGTCGCGCCTACACAGCGGATACGACCACGAGCCAACGCTGGTTTCAGCATGGTTGAAGCACCAGTAACTCCACGACCAGCCCCAGCACCAAGAAGCATGTGCATCTCATCGATGAAGAGAATTATCTTGCCGCCCGCTTTCTCCGCCTGGTTGATCACGCTCTTCATCCGCTCTTCAAACATACCGCGGTACCTGGTTCCCGCAACCATGGCCCCGAGGTCGACCTCCACGACGCGTGCCCCGGCGAGCGCGGCAGGTACCTTGCCGGTAGCGATGCGCTGCGCGAGGCCCTCGGCGATGGCCGTCTTGCCGACCCCCGCGGGGCCGACCAGCGCGGCGCAGTTCTTGGTCTTGCGGCAGAGGATAGAAATAACGCGGTCGATCTCGTCATCACGGCCGACAACTGGTCCGACTGCCTTGCCGGTCATGTGACGGCCGTAGGTGCGCAGAGCCGCTTTACGATCATAGTACCTCCATGCTGCACAACCCAAACTAACAGCTGTTCCAAGGAAGACCAAAGGTTCCACCCGTCGCCAAATCGAGGACATATGACTCTGGGAGCGTGTTAACAAGGCCCCCAGCTGATGGAAGACAGTTCCTTGCACAACCCAGGTCCCAAGAAGTGGATCATAGGTCTCTCCCATACCTGTGCAGAAGCCTTAGCCTGAAGAATGAAAAACACAGCAATGCTTCATATGTATGCAGAGAGAGTACCTGAGAGTGCATGTAAATCTAAAATGCACCGATATGGATAAGTGTATCAGTATCGGGCAGATATACAGATATGTAAATTCGGCATTTTGGAGAAGTTCCAATACAGGGATACATTTACTATTTTTAAATTCACATAAATATATATGTATAGAAGCTAGGAACAGTAGATTACCTTCCTGTTTGCTCTACTGTTGAAGCCGAAGTAGCTCCAAGCCCCTCCAATTGACAATGTTGATGCCCTGTTCCAGCTCCAAGTTCCAAAGGGGTAGAATTAGACTCTTAGTAAGTGTAAAATGAATATGAAGAATCAAATCAAATCATTAGTTAGTTGTACATCTATCATGGCATAACACTAAAGGTGGAACCTGAAGATCAATCAGCTAACATGCAAAAGGAAAACAATCACTTTAAAGAGTGATATTTTAGGTCTCACTGTTAAAATCAGCAACACAGCATATCAGTACCACTATATTCCCA
This genomic window contains:
- the LOC109759139 gene encoding chaperone protein ClpB1, which produces MGETYDPLLGTWVVQGTVFHQLGALLTRSQSHMSSIWRRVEPLVFLGTAVSLGCAAWRYYDRKAALRTYGRHMTGKAVGPVVGRDDEIDRVISILCRKTKNCAALVGPAGVGKTAIAEGLAQRIATGKVPAALAGARVVEVDLGAMVAGTRYRGMFEERMKSVINQAEKAGGKIILFIDEMHMLLGAGAGRGVTGASTMLKPALARGRIRCVGATTFDGYRNYIEKDPALERRFQKVHIEEPSTQATIGILRGLKQQYEQHHGLEIQDAALVAAAQLAGRYITGRQFPDKAIDLIDEACSATIKRLMQIDNQVEELNAKQSRSANSVKGATVVPNDVAQVVSLWTGIPVCTLEQEDKAKLIHLADRLHEQVVGQDEAVNVVAEAVLRSRAGLNHPGQPIGSFLFLGSTGVGKTELAKALAEELFASEKMLVRFDMSEYVGSGSVLRLVGAPPSRQGCDDGGQLTEKVRSRPYSVILFDEVEKADPSVLNIFIQLLDDGVLTDGKGRTVNFKNTIIILTSNLGAEHLMAGMAGEITMDVARDLLMKQVQKHFKPELLNRLSEIVVFEPLLHDKLKEIVKIQMKSIISRVADKGISLFASDAVLDVILSESYNPMYGARPIRRWLQKNVMIKLSQMLVKGEASEGSTISIDATDDKKKLKFEVVKKVQE